The following are encoded together in the Flavihumibacter fluvii genome:
- a CDS encoding FtsB family cell division protein, translated as MNYLLSRIPSPLKNKYLLTTVVFVIWMVFFDDRDIITTHFRYKKELSNLEKSKEYFEGRIAETRIELDKLQSDPILLEKYAREKYRMKRDNEDLYIIRELAPQ; from the coding sequence ATGAATTACCTCCTTTCGCGAATTCCATCCCCCCTGAAAAACAAATACCTGCTGACAACAGTGGTTTTTGTGATCTGGATGGTTTTTTTTGACGACAGGGATATCATAACCACCCATTTTAGGTATAAAAAAGAGCTGAGCAACCTGGAAAAGAGTAAGGAATACTTCGAAGGCAGGATTGCTGAAACTCGCATTGAACTGGATAAATTGCAGTCAGATCCCATTTTATTGGAAAAGTATGCAAGAGAAAAGTATCGCATGAAAAGGGACAATGAAGACCTCTATATAATTAGAGAATTAGCGCCGCAGTAA
- a CDS encoding formimidoylglutamase — MSDLQHLSDFLESISLSELSGDEGYRSGQIGKHISCFEENQFPELGDADLIIVGCGEERGLGMGRPFSAAPDKIRQEFYKTFYWHHDIRLADLGNIKAGESLGDTYAALKLVIRELTEAGKKILVLGGSHDLTLSQYHACADQKQIIEAACIDAKIDLDMDALPQSEHFLMEILTGEPNFVKHYSHLAFQSYYVHPYMLENMDKLRFDCFRVGKIKEHIDEMEPVIRNCRIVSFDLSAIAHAYAPGTGISPNGLNGEEACVLSRFAGMSQQVSSFGIYGYQPATDQQGLTAKQVSQMIWYFIDGMNKGRQESLLKERESFFEFNTAFAEVETIFLQSKKTGRWWMQLPDHRFIACSYKDYLIASNNDIPERWLRAQERN, encoded by the coding sequence ATGAGTGACCTACAGCATTTATCAGATTTCCTGGAATCAATTTCCCTGTCAGAATTAAGCGGGGATGAAGGATACCGCTCCGGACAAATTGGAAAACACATCAGTTGTTTTGAGGAAAACCAGTTTCCTGAACTGGGAGATGCTGACCTTATTATTGTCGGATGTGGTGAGGAAAGGGGCCTTGGTATGGGCCGGCCTTTCTCAGCAGCCCCGGACAAAATCCGCCAGGAATTTTACAAAACCTTCTATTGGCACCATGATATCAGGCTTGCCGACCTGGGCAATATCAAAGCCGGGGAATCTCTCGGTGATACCTATGCTGCACTAAAACTGGTCATCAGGGAACTCACTGAAGCTGGCAAAAAAATACTAGTCCTTGGAGGTAGCCACGACCTTACTTTGTCTCAATACCACGCTTGCGCCGATCAAAAACAGATCATTGAGGCTGCTTGCATTGATGCAAAGATTGACCTTGATATGGACGCATTGCCGCAGTCTGAACATTTCCTGATGGAAATCCTGACCGGTGAACCCAATTTTGTTAAACATTACAGCCATCTTGCATTCCAAAGCTATTATGTTCATCCATATATGCTTGAGAATATGGATAAACTCCGGTTTGATTGTTTCAGGGTTGGCAAGATCAAGGAACATATTGATGAAATGGAACCGGTCATCCGCAATTGCAGGATAGTGAGCTTTGATCTATCTGCTATTGCCCATGCCTATGCGCCGGGAACGGGAATATCCCCTAATGGCCTTAATGGAGAAGAAGCCTGTGTATTGTCAAGGTTTGCTGGCATGAGCCAACAGGTCAGCAGCTTTGGGATTTATGGCTACCAGCCTGCAACTGACCAGCAAGGCCTTACCGCCAAACAGGTTAGCCAAATGATTTGGTATTTTATTGATGGTATGAATAAGGGAAGGCAGGAGTCCCTGCTTAAAGAACGGGAGTCGTTTTTTGAATTCAATACAGCATTTGCAGAAGTGGAAACAATATTCCTGCAAAGCAAAAAGACCGGCAGGTGGTGGATGCAATTACCCGACCATCGTTTTATTGCCTGTTCCTACAAAGATTACCTGATTGCCAGTAACAATGATATACCTGAAAGATGGCTTAGGGCACAGGAAAGAAACTAG
- a CDS encoding glycoside hydrolase family 3 N-terminal domain-containing protein translates to MKKGWLLLLLLVMQVDLMAQRSSVLPADKWVDSVFSTLSDNEKIAQLMVIRSSGLKDGTPVFFDEQVMAAVRKYNIGGICLFQGGPVQHAQRINSIQSAAKTPVLVTVDGEWGLGMRFDSVLSLPRQMMMAAVPDATIMYDYGKIVAAQCTRMGIQVNYAPVVDINNNPDNPVINDRSFGENKYRVAELGLQYMKGLQDHGVMACAKHFPGHGDVAVDSHKDLPIILKTRAELDSMELYPFNVLFKAGVGSVMIAHLSVPAIDNTANLPTSLSKKNIDGLLRNELGFQGLSFTDALEMQGVAKYFPDGEGSARSLIAGNDMLCLPGDIPGSIKRIRKAIKKKNLSWNDLNSRVRKVLYAKYQYGLANWMPIDLHHLADDLNKDVPRMRRRAAEQGLTLLRNDNSTIPFPSGTTRRVAYIGIGLTQDNRFAERIRTDYNAHTYYFDYDMDSVKANALLALIQNRYDVVIMAFHNYNRRPANNFGISNAAVYLANKVSQQQKTITVFFGNPYAIKNACNNSTLIAAYEDDAIVHETTADLLNGKFQSKGKLPVNVCNDYPYGSGIVHQRALPDAWAGSLGFNYKKLQAIDSICENAIAQKAIPGCVVLVAKDGKIAYERSFGRYAYTDSTPVYCETLYDLASVTKVMAATLAVMKLYDEGRLDLAKTLGDYLPWTKSSNKAGLVIKDVLLHEAGLKDFIPFYKETIDPADGVPSGAVYGYKPDSLHTVRVADNLYMRTDFTDTLYQRILQSKLTERGKYIYSDNDFIFLGKVVEAITGKPLDQYVQETFYAPLSLTFTGFRPRLRYPKNYIAPTEMEPLFRRQLIQGDVHDPGAAMFGGVAGHAGLFSNAYELAVLSQLLLNKGTINGVFFFKPATIELFTAYNSGISRRGLGFDKPEKDNASRSEPYPSRSVSAATFGHTGFTGTCIWIDPQFNLTYIFLSNRVNNNGDPGRFSKMNVRPNIQEVIYGALEGK, encoded by the coding sequence ATGAAAAAAGGCTGGTTGTTATTATTACTGCTCGTGATGCAGGTAGACTTAATGGCCCAACGATCATCTGTTTTGCCGGCTGACAAATGGGTTGACAGTGTCTTCTCCACTCTTTCAGATAATGAAAAAATTGCCCAACTGATGGTTATACGGTCATCCGGCTTAAAGGATGGCACACCAGTTTTTTTTGATGAACAGGTAATGGCAGCTGTCAGGAAATACAATATTGGCGGCATTTGTTTATTCCAGGGTGGGCCAGTTCAGCATGCGCAAAGAATCAACAGTATTCAGTCTGCTGCAAAAACACCAGTATTGGTAACTGTTGATGGTGAATGGGGATTGGGGATGCGATTCGATAGCGTTTTATCGCTACCTCGCCAAATGATGATGGCTGCAGTGCCGGATGCGACGATCATGTATGATTACGGAAAAATTGTTGCTGCCCAATGTACACGTATGGGTATTCAGGTGAATTATGCACCGGTAGTGGATATTAACAATAATCCAGATAATCCGGTCATCAATGATCGCTCCTTCGGCGAGAACAAATACCGGGTTGCAGAACTCGGCTTGCAATACATGAAGGGCCTGCAGGATCATGGCGTAATGGCCTGTGCCAAACATTTTCCCGGCCATGGTGATGTTGCAGTTGATTCCCACAAGGACTTGCCAATAATTTTGAAAACCCGGGCCGAGCTTGATTCCATGGAGCTTTATCCCTTTAATGTATTGTTTAAGGCAGGTGTAGGCAGTGTGATGATCGCGCATTTATCGGTCCCGGCAATTGACAATACCGCCAACCTGCCAACTTCCTTATCGAAAAAAAATATTGACGGCCTGTTAAGGAATGAACTGGGATTCCAGGGCCTCAGTTTTACAGATGCCCTGGAAATGCAAGGGGTAGCCAAATATTTTCCAGATGGAGAAGGCTCTGCCCGATCGCTCATCGCGGGTAATGACATGCTATGCCTGCCGGGGGATATTCCAGGGAGCATTAAACGAATCAGGAAAGCAATCAAAAAGAAAAACCTGAGCTGGAATGATCTTAATTCAAGGGTGAGGAAAGTATTGTATGCCAAATACCAATATGGATTGGCTAACTGGATGCCGATAGACCTGCATCACCTGGCAGATGACCTTAACAAGGATGTCCCACGTATGCGCCGCCGGGCCGCAGAACAGGGACTGACCTTACTGCGAAATGACAATAGCACCATACCCTTCCCATCAGGCACAACCCGCAGGGTGGCCTATATCGGTATCGGTCTAACCCAGGATAATCGTTTTGCAGAGCGCATACGGACGGATTACAATGCGCATACCTACTATTTTGATTACGATATGGATTCAGTAAAAGCCAATGCTTTATTGGCACTTATCCAGAACCGATATGATGTGGTGATCATGGCGTTTCACAATTATAACAGACGCCCTGCCAATAATTTTGGCATCAGTAATGCAGCCGTTTATCTTGCAAATAAGGTCAGCCAGCAGCAAAAGACGATCACCGTATTTTTTGGTAACCCATATGCCATAAAAAACGCCTGCAATAATTCCACCTTAATTGCGGCTTATGAGGATGATGCTATAGTCCACGAAACTACAGCAGACCTGTTGAACGGGAAGTTCCAATCCAAGGGTAAACTTCCAGTTAATGTATGCAATGACTATCCTTATGGTTCAGGAATCGTTCACCAGCGCGCACTGCCCGATGCCTGGGCAGGCAGCCTTGGATTCAACTACAAAAAATTGCAGGCCATCGATTCTATTTGCGAAAACGCTATTGCCCAGAAAGCTATTCCAGGCTGTGTTGTTTTAGTAGCAAAAGATGGTAAAATCGCGTATGAAAGATCTTTTGGTAGGTATGCCTATACTGATTCTACACCGGTTTATTGCGAAACCCTATACGACCTCGCCTCTGTTACAAAAGTGATGGCAGCGACTTTGGCTGTCATGAAGCTGTATGATGAGGGTCGGTTGGACCTTGCTAAAACCCTGGGCGATTACCTGCCCTGGACCAAATCAAGTAATAAAGCCGGATTAGTTATAAAGGATGTATTGCTACACGAAGCTGGTTTGAAAGATTTTATCCCGTTTTATAAAGAAACAATTGATCCTGCAGATGGTGTTCCCAGTGGAGCTGTATATGGGTATAAGCCAGATTCACTTCACACAGTAAGGGTTGCGGATAATTTGTATATGCGCACCGATTTTACTGATACCTTGTACCAGCGTATCCTTCAAAGCAAACTTACGGAACGGGGTAAATACATTTATAGTGATAACGATTTCATATTTCTTGGTAAGGTGGTTGAAGCAATAACCGGGAAGCCGTTGGATCAATATGTACAGGAAACTTTTTACGCGCCGTTATCTTTAACATTTACTGGGTTCAGACCCAGGTTGCGGTACCCCAAAAATTATATAGCGCCAACTGAAATGGAGCCGTTATTTCGCCGGCAGCTGATACAAGGCGATGTCCATGATCCGGGTGCAGCAATGTTTGGTGGGGTTGCCGGTCATGCCGGACTATTCAGTAATGCATACGAACTGGCTGTATTGTCCCAATTGCTGCTGAATAAAGGAACAATAAACGGGGTGTTTTTTTTTAAGCCTGCTACAATTGAACTGTTTACAGCTTATAATAGTGGTATCAGCCGGCGAGGGCTTGGTTTTGATAAGCCTGAAAAAGATAATGCCAGCCGGTCAGAACCTTATCCATCCCGTTCAGTTTCAGCGGCAACATTTGGTCATACCGGGTTCACTGGCACTTGCATCTGGATTGATCCGCAATTTAACCTCACGTATATTTTCCTGAGTAACCGGGTGAATAACAATGGTGACCCGGGCAGGTTTTCTAAAATGAATGTCCGGCCTAATATTCAGGAAGTGATTTATGGCGCATTGGAAGGGAAGTAG
- the mutL gene encoding DNA mismatch repair endonuclease MutL produces MADSIQLLPDHIANQIAAGEVIQRPASAVKELLENAVDAGATEIRLIINDAGKSLIQVVDNGRGMTETDARLCFERHATSKIRQIEDLFHINTMGFRGEALASVAAVAQVELRTRRPEDEIGTYIEIENSQVIRQEPCATAVGTSIAMKNLFFNVPARRNFLKSNAAEMRHIIDEFMRVSMAFPQLFFSLSHNGQQVFHLEKGSLKQRVVQLLGSQYTSRLVSVQEQTDYLNIQGFVGKPDAAKKTRGDQYFFVNNRFIRSGYLNHAVMQAYQDIIAADSFPMYVLFIDLNPEQIDVNVHPTKQEIKFEDEKIVYAFVQAAVKHALAQFSITPTLEFDIDAGIQQLDAVSKPFTEAQQTAASNSGLYQTFTKQNQAHFIEKGPAISGNNFNGTSALDFRGNETAGLKNWRDFLGPVTGKGPEVSGNSGASGFDWELPRKKWNLLEHGDLLQLQGQYIIAPTPQGYLLLHQQFAHERILYERYAAALIGKPVAAQRSLFPANLDLTPADAGLLNELIPDMALLGYLIEPFGQHSFVIQGTPADIIAGNEKSAIEHLMDQYKHFSSDIKFSRREKLIRSLANQHAIKSGTLLTQKEMRQLATDLLNCAQPNITATGSPTFIEFNSDYLSRLFSQ; encoded by the coding sequence TTGGCAGACAGCATACAATTATTACCCGATCATATTGCAAACCAGATCGCAGCTGGTGAAGTGATTCAGCGGCCGGCCAGCGCGGTTAAAGAACTTCTGGAAAATGCCGTCGATGCCGGAGCAACGGAAATCCGCCTAATAATTAATGATGCGGGGAAATCCCTCATCCAGGTAGTGGATAATGGCCGGGGGATGACAGAAACTGATGCCCGGCTTTGTTTTGAACGGCATGCCACCTCCAAGATCAGGCAGATAGAGGACCTATTCCATATTAATACCATGGGTTTCCGGGGTGAGGCACTTGCCTCAGTTGCTGCGGTAGCGCAGGTAGAATTGCGAACCCGAAGACCGGAGGATGAAATAGGAACTTATATTGAAATTGAAAATAGCCAGGTCATCAGGCAGGAGCCTTGTGCAACGGCAGTGGGCACCAGCATTGCCATGAAAAACCTTTTTTTCAATGTTCCTGCCCGCAGGAATTTCCTGAAAAGCAATGCTGCAGAAATGCGGCATATTATCGATGAATTCATGCGGGTCTCCATGGCCTTCCCACAATTGTTTTTTTCCCTTTCCCATAATGGACAACAGGTTTTTCACCTTGAAAAAGGTTCGCTCAAACAAAGGGTCGTTCAATTGCTAGGAAGCCAGTATACTTCAAGGTTGGTAAGTGTCCAGGAACAAACTGACTACCTCAATATCCAGGGTTTTGTGGGGAAACCCGATGCCGCCAAGAAAACCAGGGGCGACCAGTATTTTTTTGTCAATAACCGATTTATCAGGAGTGGTTATCTGAACCATGCAGTGATGCAGGCCTACCAGGACATTATAGCGGCTGATAGTTTTCCGATGTATGTCTTATTTATTGACCTCAATCCGGAACAGATAGACGTAAATGTGCATCCGACCAAGCAGGAAATCAAGTTTGAAGATGAAAAAATTGTATATGCATTTGTGCAGGCTGCTGTAAAACATGCCCTGGCACAATTCAGTATCACTCCAACCCTTGAATTTGATATAGATGCCGGCATACAGCAGCTCGATGCCGTAAGCAAACCCTTTACAGAAGCGCAGCAGACCGCTGCCAGTAATTCAGGGCTCTACCAAACCTTTACCAAACAAAACCAGGCGCATTTTATCGAAAAGGGGCCAGCAATTTCAGGAAACAATTTCAATGGTACATCTGCATTGGATTTCAGGGGAAATGAAACTGCCGGATTAAAAAACTGGCGTGATTTCCTGGGGCCGGTAACTGGAAAAGGCCCGGAGGTTTCAGGCAATTCCGGAGCGAGTGGGTTTGATTGGGAGCTGCCCCGTAAAAAATGGAATTTATTAGAACATGGTGACCTTTTACAGCTGCAGGGGCAATATATAATAGCACCTACCCCGCAAGGCTATTTATTGCTGCACCAGCAGTTTGCGCACGAGCGGATTTTATACGAACGATATGCCGCGGCCCTGATAGGAAAGCCTGTAGCTGCACAACGCAGTCTTTTTCCGGCAAATCTCGACCTTACGCCTGCTGATGCCGGTTTATTAAATGAACTCATCCCCGATATGGCTTTGCTTGGTTACCTGATTGAGCCATTTGGTCAGCATAGTTTTGTGATTCAGGGAACACCGGCAGACATCATTGCCGGAAATGAAAAGTCGGCCATTGAACACCTGATGGATCAATACAAGCATTTTAGTTCTGATATAAAGTTTTCCCGGCGGGAGAAACTGATTCGTTCCCTCGCGAACCAGCATGCCATAAAATCAGGCACATTACTTACCCAGAAGGAAATGCGGCAATTGGCCACAGACCTTTTGAATTGCGCCCAGCCGAATATTACGGCCACCGGTAGCCCAACATTTATCGAGTTTAATTCAGACTACCTATCCAGGTTATTCAGCCAATAA
- the nth gene encoding endonuclease III codes for MTTKERYQQVIAYFTKTAPDAETELLYDNPFQLLVAVVLSAQCTDKRVNQTTPALFSRFPTAAALAASTPEEVLPYIKSISYPNNKARHLVGLGTMLQEKFKGHVPMTVDELVQLPGVGRKTANVITSVVDAQPNMAVDTHVFRVSERIGLTTRAKTPLAAEKQLVKHLPKEFVHIAHHWLILHGRYICTARSPKCQSCGLQDACRFFKRQIVKATSKTTHGK; via the coding sequence ATGACAACAAAAGAGCGTTACCAGCAAGTAATAGCGTATTTTACAAAAACGGCCCCCGACGCCGAAACGGAATTATTATATGATAACCCGTTTCAGCTTTTGGTGGCCGTTGTTTTATCCGCCCAATGCACCGATAAACGAGTCAACCAGACCACACCTGCACTTTTTTCCAGGTTTCCCACAGCAGCAGCATTGGCCGCTTCAACCCCGGAAGAGGTATTGCCATATATAAAAAGCATTTCCTATCCAAACAATAAAGCCAGGCATTTGGTCGGACTTGGTACAATGCTTCAGGAAAAGTTTAAGGGCCACGTACCGATGACTGTCGATGAACTTGTTCAATTGCCCGGAGTTGGCCGTAAAACCGCCAATGTCATCACATCTGTAGTGGATGCACAGCCTAATATGGCAGTTGACACCCATGTTTTTCGAGTGTCTGAAAGAATTGGTCTGACCACCCGTGCAAAAACACCGTTAGCGGCTGAAAAACAACTGGTTAAACATTTGCCAAAAGAATTTGTCCATATCGCACACCATTGGCTGATACTTCATGGCCGGTATATATGTACAGCAAGATCTCCTAAATGCCAATCGTGTGGTTTACAAGATGCCTGCCGCTTTTTCAAAAGGCAGATAGTTAAAGCTACAAGCAAAACCACTCATGGTAAATAG
- the eno gene encoding phosphopyruvate hydratase, with protein MSYISEVHARQILDSRGNPTVEVDVITDEGALGRAAVPSGASTGIHEAVELRDNDKKKYVGKGVLKAVKNVNDIIADKLLGWEVADQAGLDNLMIQLDGTPNKGKLGANAILAVSMAAAKAGALEAGLPLYRYIGGTNAKTLPIPMMNIVNGGAHADNKIDFQEFMIMPVGAPDFSEALRWGTEIFHTLKGVLKKKGYSTNVGDEGGFAPNIQSNEEAIETVLEAITAAGYKTGSQIVIAMDAANSELWDAKTKKYIFHKSDGKKMSSEQLVKYWESWVKQYPIASIEDGMAEDDWDGWKMLTQALGKKCQLVGDDLFVTNVERLQTGIDKGIANGLLVKVNQIGTITETINAVTLAQHNGYNTIMSHRSGETEDTTIADLAVALNCGQIKTGSASRTDRIAKYNQLLRIEEMLAESAVFPKGKIKFGK; from the coding sequence ATGAGTTACATTTCTGAAGTACACGCTCGTCAGATACTTGACAGCCGTGGAAATCCAACTGTAGAAGTAGATGTTATTACAGACGAAGGTGCATTAGGCCGTGCTGCTGTTCCGAGTGGTGCAAGCACTGGTATCCATGAAGCCGTTGAATTGCGGGACAATGACAAAAAGAAATATGTAGGTAAAGGGGTTCTTAAGGCAGTAAAAAACGTTAATGACATTATTGCCGACAAACTATTGGGTTGGGAAGTAGCCGATCAGGCTGGTCTGGATAACCTGATGATCCAATTGGATGGTACTCCTAATAAAGGAAAATTAGGGGCTAACGCTATTCTCGCCGTGAGTATGGCAGCCGCTAAAGCTGGCGCCCTTGAAGCCGGATTACCACTTTACAGGTATATTGGCGGAACCAATGCAAAAACGCTGCCGATCCCTATGATGAATATCGTGAACGGAGGAGCGCATGCTGATAATAAGATTGATTTCCAGGAATTTATGATCATGCCAGTCGGTGCACCAGATTTTTCTGAAGCCCTGCGCTGGGGCACAGAAATCTTCCATACACTTAAAGGTGTTCTGAAGAAGAAAGGGTATAGCACGAATGTGGGTGATGAGGGCGGTTTTGCACCCAATATCCAAAGCAATGAGGAAGCTATTGAAACGGTTTTGGAAGCCATCACTGCAGCGGGCTACAAAACCGGTTCCCAGATCGTGATCGCCATGGATGCTGCGAATAGTGAACTTTGGGATGCAAAAACAAAAAAATATATATTTCACAAGAGCGATGGCAAAAAAATGTCCAGCGAGCAATTGGTGAAATACTGGGAAAGCTGGGTTAAGCAATATCCTATTGCCTCCATTGAAGATGGCATGGCTGAGGACGACTGGGATGGCTGGAAAATGCTTACCCAGGCATTAGGTAAAAAATGCCAACTGGTTGGCGATGACCTATTTGTAACAAATGTGGAACGTTTACAAACCGGCATAGATAAAGGTATTGCCAATGGCTTGCTTGTAAAGGTCAACCAGATCGGAACGATAACCGAAACCATCAATGCTGTGACCCTTGCGCAACACAATGGTTATAATACAATTATGAGCCATCGCAGCGGGGAAACTGAAGATACGACAATTGCAGACCTGGCTGTTGCCCTTAATTGCGGTCAGATCAAAACCGGAAGTGCAAGCCGTACCGACCGTATTGCCAAATATAACCAGTTGCTGCGCATTGAAGAAATGCTGGCGGAAAGCGCAGTGTTTCCAAAAGGAAAGATTAAATTCGGTAAGTAA
- a CDS encoding phosphatidylserine decarboxylase family protein, protein MTIHKEGYKSIAIATLIFAFLNLLSFFFISAKLPWLSWIIFVALLGLLLFIISFFRIPNRTMTFSDNQLICPADGKVVVIEEMTDVEYFHNKRLQVSIFMSPANVHVNRNPVSAQIVYSQYHKGKFLVAWHPKSSTENERHSVVYRKDNTEILVKQIAGAVARRIVNYLQPGMTVRQNDEMGFIKFGSRVDILLPVGTMVNVTLNQDVQGGVTVLATLNP, encoded by the coding sequence ATGACCATTCATAAGGAAGGCTATAAATCCATTGCGATTGCAACCCTGATCTTTGCCTTTTTAAATCTATTATCTTTCTTTTTCATTAGTGCAAAATTACCCTGGCTTAGCTGGATCATATTTGTGGCCCTGCTCGGATTATTGCTTTTCATCATCTCTTTTTTCCGCATCCCGAATCGTACCATGACATTCTCGGATAATCAGTTGATTTGTCCGGCAGATGGCAAAGTGGTCGTAATTGAAGAAATGACCGATGTTGAATATTTCCACAACAAAAGACTGCAGGTAAGCATTTTTATGAGTCCGGCCAATGTTCATGTAAACCGAAACCCAGTCTCCGCCCAGATTGTATACAGCCAATACCACAAAGGCAAATTCCTGGTGGCCTGGCATCCTAAATCCTCCACTGAAAATGAGCGCCATAGCGTGGTGTACCGTAAAGACAATACGGAAATCCTGGTAAAACAAATTGCTGGTGCCGTTGCCCGCAGGATTGTGAATTACCTGCAACCGGGAATGACTGTTCGCCAGAATGATGAGATGGGCTTTATTAAATTCGGTAGCAGGGTAGATATTTTGCTACCGGTAGGTACCATGGTAAATGTAACCTTGAACCAGGATGTACAGGGGGGGGTAACGGTGCTTGCGACGTTGAACCCCTAA
- the dacB gene encoding D-alanyl-D-alanine carboxypeptidase/D-alanyl-D-alanine endopeptidase: protein MRSTCIKTGLPALYVLLLFSCSPARQISRSAQSTLLDKPGLKEAHIGISIFDADKATFLYNYQAEKYFVPASNAKLFTLYAALHYLGDSLPGIRYAETPDSIYLLPAGDPTFLHPDFMHQPVFDWLKKTHKELVISDGNWQEKQLGFGWSWDDYNSGYMAERSSLPVYGNVIKWTQVIEKTENPEGKMVDDAFVYSEPEVSWKLQFNPVKGNNFIVVRDQHDNIFHVTEGKEILRTIEVPFVTNGVLSAIDLLRDTLQKSIIYIPQNKSRQADHILYSQPLDSMLYRMMHRSDNLYAEQTLLMVSQKVLGVMNTEHIIDSLMKKDLAGINQLPNWVDGSGLSRYNLFTPRNFIWVLQAMQKEYPTTRLELILSGANKGTLAGYYKGLEGAIFAKTGTLSGQVALSGYLKTKNGKRLIFSILVNNHQTSTTTVRRSIENFLVGLYNKY, encoded by the coding sequence ATGCGTTCAACCTGTATAAAAACCGGCCTCCCTGCACTATATGTCTTGCTTTTATTTTCCTGTTCCCCAGCGCGTCAAATTAGCCGGTCGGCGCAGTCCACCCTTTTAGATAAACCTGGCCTGAAGGAAGCCCATATAGGCATCAGCATTTTCGATGCAGACAAAGCGACCTTCCTGTATAATTACCAGGCGGAAAAATATTTTGTTCCAGCCAGTAATGCCAAATTGTTTACCCTGTATGCGGCCCTTCACTACCTGGGTGATAGCCTACCCGGAATACGGTATGCTGAAACACCAGACAGTATTTACCTGCTACCTGCAGGAGATCCTACTTTCCTGCATCCTGATTTTATGCATCAACCTGTTTTCGACTGGTTAAAGAAAACGCACAAGGAGCTGGTAATCAGTGATGGAAACTGGCAGGAAAAACAGCTGGGATTTGGTTGGTCCTGGGATGATTACAACAGTGGTTATATGGCCGAACGCAGTTCCCTTCCTGTATATGGTAATGTGATTAAATGGACCCAGGTCATCGAAAAAACAGAAAACCCGGAAGGCAAGATGGTTGATGATGCATTCGTTTATTCAGAGCCGGAAGTATCCTGGAAACTACAGTTTAATCCTGTTAAAGGCAATAATTTCATTGTAGTGCGAGACCAGCACGATAATATCTTCCATGTTACGGAAGGCAAGGAAATCTTACGCACCATTGAAGTGCCTTTTGTAACCAATGGAGTGCTTTCGGCTATCGACCTGCTGCGTGATACTTTGCAGAAATCCATTATATATATACCGCAGAATAAATCACGTCAGGCTGATCACATCCTGTATTCACAACCGTTGGATTCAATGCTTTACCGCATGATGCACCGGAGTGATAACCTGTATGCAGAACAAACCCTTTTGATGGTATCACAGAAGGTTCTTGGTGTGATGAACACGGAACATATCATTGATAGTCTGATGAAAAAAGACCTTGCTGGGATTAACCAACTACCAAATTGGGTTGATGGCAGCGGGCTGAGCAGGTATAATTTGTTTACACCCAGGAATTTTATCTGGGTTCTACAGGCGATGCAAAAGGAATATCCAACCACACGCCTGGAACTTATTTTGTCAGGGGCTAATAAAGGTACTCTGGCTGGATATTATAAAGGCCTTGAAGGGGCAATTTTTGCCAAAACCGGAACATTGAGCGGCCAGGTGGCCCTTAGCGGTTACCTGAAGACAAAAAATGGGAAACGACTTATTTTTTCCATTTTGGTCAATAACCACCAAACGAGCACCACTACCGTACGCAGAAGCATAGAAAATTTTTTGGTCGGGTTGTACAACAAATACTAG